The following nucleotide sequence is from Scleropages formosus chromosome 4, fSclFor1.1, whole genome shotgun sequence.
CGACACGCCGTCCCGCCATCGCCGGCACCCTCGTCCCCCGGCAGGCCGTCTTCTCTCCACTTGCCGTGCAACAGGGCTCCGAGCCACCGGCGGGCGCTGTCATCCCAGTGCTCCGGCAGAAGCAGCAGGAGATACCCAGCTCCTATGATACCAGCGGCCGCTATTCTGACCTCGCTGACATGAGACGTTGCTGTCAGGTAGACGTCTGCGGCTGGGAACAGACGAGGGTACTGTCAATTATTCATGTTTCCTGGTATACCCGAGTATGACCGCCCGTCAAAACGCGTGTCTTTCTGTGAATGCTAGTCACGTTTACAGACTTAGCCGACGCGTTTCTTCGAAGGAGCTCACCACGTTAAGAtgcatacagttatttacccgtttattcAGCTGAGCAATGgtttctgcagcaattcagggtaggagCCTTGCTCAGCagtgctacagcaagaggtgcGATTTAcacctgcaacctccaagtcTAAGGGCGgcactttaaccactacagcCCCTGCTGCATCTTCTATTCACACTCCTTCATGAGGATCAGTAATGTGTATTGAAGTGAGCATGTCCAAGCAGTCAGAGCAGTGATGCTCACCATACCTGTATTTGCTGGAACGCTCAGTAGGACCCCAAGGGAGATGAGAGTGGGGTATGTGAGCACACTGCCCAAATTCACAATGATATTGAATGCTAAGTgaggaaaataagaaaattaatagTTATGAGTCTCCTGGTTCATCAGAAAATTTAAATGACCAATAATCTGATGAGAATGCTCATTACCATAACAACagagttactttttttttttttttacctttactcATTTAAGATTCTCTCACTGTTAAGGAACTCCCAGTGACTTATCCATGTATAAAGCTGGGTGagtgttactggagcagttcaaggtaaatgccttgctcaagggtactgtggcaggagatgagatttgagCCTGtgtcttttgagtgcaaggcttCCACTCTAGCTACCGCACCGCCTTGTTTTAAGTGTTGATTCTAAATAAGGTATTTTGTCAAACGATGCTTTGccgttaaaaaaagaaaagtgtgaatGCAGTGGAAGCAGATGACTAGGTATGGTACTACAGTGACCCTTTTGTAACTGAGCACGAGGAACCTCACCAAGCAGCAGAGCGGCCAGAGCACACAGCATCTCCCAGGGCATGTTCCGAGCAGGTGGCCAGGACTCCACGTGAGTCAGGTACAGAAGCGCACACAGCCAGGAGTGGAAGACAAGGCTACAGAGGCCCACGCAAGAAAGCAACACGCTCGCCGTGCCCGGCTGCACCTCCCCAACACGCTTCCTCAGCAGCACCTGGAGAACAACAGTAATGCACAAAAGCACACGTGCGGTGGATCAGAGTGACACGTATCCACGAGAAAGGGATCCAGCACCGGCAAGGAAAGCTACACGTGTGCACAGGTGGTGGACACACTTGCCTGGTACAGGGCGGCTGTGGAAGCAGAGCCCACTCCCAGCGCCACCCCAGTGATGGAGTCGCTGTGGAAACCATCTGCATAGGCCATCATGACAATCCCAGTGATTGAAAGGATCACTCCCACTATctgaggaggagagcagagccAAGAGAGGGTTGTATCACCAGGAGTCATCCAGTCCCCACGAGACTCCCCAGACAAGTCCTGGCACTATGGATATTGGCGGACGGCAATGCAGCCAAGCGATCCCACAGAGATCCTCACCCTCACGCCCATGAATGTGTCCTTGAGGCCAATCCAAGAGAGCAGGAAGGCGAAAGCCTGGCTGCAGCACAGGACGGCGCTGGCATCGCTGGCGGAGATGTGACGGAGCGCCAGCAGGTACAGGTACATGGAGACATTCCAGAGCGCAGAGAAAGGGGCAGCGCCACGCAGCACCACACGTGCCGTCAGACGCTCTTCCCCTAGGAACTTGCTGCAGTGCCTGGTGTAAGATCCACAATCTGAGTGAGGATTTCATTGCTACTGCTCTGGTGAAGGAGAGCGGATGCCCAAAGAGCACTGAGGCACTGGAGAAATGGGAACGACTGCCAGAGTCAAAGTGAATTTAGCAAGGATTTAGTGACACTTGGAACTTAGGCGGTAAGGAATAGACATTTAATTTCAAGAAGATCTGAGACGATTAGACCAACAAAGAAGCTTTTCATGCATGGATTTCGAGATTTTGCCTGTTCCTGTATGTGATAAATCTTTTCTGGACTGTTGTTCTTACTACGATCCTTTCGCAAGAGACTGAATTTTCCAcatactcatttatctgacgcttttctccaaaagcaacttacgatgataatctacctacaattatttacacatttatacagctgggtaattttactggagcaattcttaGGGTAAAAacattgcttaagggtgctacagctggagataggattcaaacctgcaaccttttgtctaaaggcagcagttcccaACTGTTATGATGCCAGCTGTTCCATATTCAGGGCtgtagtttgtgtgtttttatttatatatatatatatatatatatatatatatatatatatatatatatacacacacacacacacacacacacacacatatgcatacagtatagagagagagagagagagatctagTAATATAGTGTTGCAATCTAGTTATTATCTCAAGTATCTTTAGGTGTAATTCTCATCCGAACACTAAATGCACACGCAAACCCCTCAAGAACGAGCTCACCTGAAGCGGCTCATGGGCCACTGCTTCTTCTCTGGCCCAGCGAGGTGACCCAGGTAGCACAGAGGGAAGGAGAGCAGGTTCCAGGTGCAGCAGAACCAGGTGATGAGGAAGGGCGCCTGCAGCCTCTGCAAGGCCAGCTTGGCGGTGTGTGTGCTGCCGGCCCAGGAAAGGGCTACGCAGCTGCCCAGCACCAAGCCCAAGACAGCCTTTCTAAAGATCCTCAGCGGGCAGCGCTGGCAGCAGCCCCTGGTGCCCCCTGCGTGGCCCTCTTGCCCCAGCACCGCAGACTGAGGGCGCCTGTCCCTGAGCTCATCACCTACAGAGCAGGGAGACAACCTGTGGCCCCAGAGCACCAGTGGCCACACTAACGAAGCCCTTGCAGCAACGAGAGAATTCCAGTGAAAACCATCACCAGCTGCAGAACCTTACATCGCGAGTGAGATTTCGAAGGAACGAAACGTGAAAAAGCACGATAAAGACTGTGCATACAGACattcagaaacaaagaaagaaacctTACGGGACTTCGGAGAGGACAATTTGAAGAGCTCTCCCAAAAGACCCTCCATGCAGCAATGGAAAATTATTCAGCAAACAACCAACAATCATAAACCGAATCCTCACCATCGGTAGTGAGGAGGTTCACTAAAGTCGATATGTTGCCTTGAAGAACATGCTCTTGAAAGCAATATTGTGTTGGGCTCCAGTACTACACTGCAGCAGTGAAACGCTGGACTGACGTAGGGAGGAAACGGGAGACGGTAAAATTTACTGCGCAGGAGAGACACGCGCCGGTTTACCTTGTGGATCAGCTGTCGAGGGGCTTGCTGGGCCGGGCGGTGCGGAGGGGGACACTTTGGCTGTCAGTCTGTTCATGGCAGCCGTCCAGCTAGTTCTTCTGTGCGACAACAACTGCAGTGTCCCAAAGTCTCAGGGGTCATACGCGTAAGCCTTCACTTCGTGTGCAAAGAGCAGGTGGATTAATTACACTTAAACTAAGGGGATCATGGAGCCATCGGGATCCTCCGGCTGCACCGCCACGTCACGCATAATCTTACGCCATGTCCAAGGGACGGTCAGGTCTGTTCCTATGAGCTGTGAATTGTGGTCGTGCTCAGCAAAGATTTCAGATTCGCTGCTTTGAGCCTGAGAGCCCACACATGGGTGTAGTTCTTACCGGAAGGATCCAAAGGTGTGCGTTTCAGGTTATTGCCTACggtgtgtggttaccctgtggtggactggtgtcttgaGCTGGGGTACCCGGAGCAGCTTTGCACCCCATGTGTTTCAGACAAGCTCCAGACGGCCGCGACcgtgacttggacaagcagctaATGAAAGTGAATGCGTGTCAACTGCCTGATCTTGTGAAGCTGTGCAACCACTTGTCATCTTATTGATCCATAACCCTGACAAACACcagacaagctgtaaacactgtgaaaatgagTCAAATTAAGGTGGTTGGGTTTTTAAAACATCACGGcgtgcagaaaacacaaactggaGTGTTAAGGTTAACTCTTGAAAGATTTGTAACATGACGCTACTGGCGATCTGCATGGTGGAGACGGGCTCAAATGAAAGTCCAACGAGCCTTGAGGCCTTTGTTATGACCCCCAGAGGGAAAAGTGGTTTCTTAAAATAGATGGGAAGTttatatgcgtgtgtgtgtgtgatatataatatatatatatatatatacacacacacacacacacacagctatacAGGTGCTACAACagaaaactgcagctttcataAGATTTGTAAGAAGTGCATATAGTTGTATAATATCCCAAAAAACAACCATTCCAGTGTCAACATCCGCTTAACCTgaggggggtcgcagcgagccggagcctcacccggcaacgtggggcacaaggccgaggagggaggggacacacccaggacgggacaccagtctgttgcaaggcaccccaagcaggactggaaccccacacccaccacacagcgggcactggttgaacctgctgtgctgccatgctTCCGCAACCATTCCAGTATAGACTCAATATCATACAGAACTAATATTAAGCATTAAAAGATTTTACTTCAAGATACATTTATTGGTAGACaatacaaaaaacatttgcaaaaaatgcagttaattgCAGAAAATTTATACAACATAGAAAATTGTCCTTTTGTCCCAGAAAACAAAGCACATCtgtaacagtaaataaaatctgaaataattaTACTTTTAGTAGTTTACTAAAAAGTTTGCAGGACTGGAATATTTCAGCTCACAAATCCACTCAGTCCAAAGTCTCACAGCCAACTGGAGTCCATTGGCTGCGAGTTAAAGTTCCAGTATAATATACAGCAAAATGCCACTATTTCCAGGTAGAAATAATCATAATACCCTCCAGTCACACCGGGTGCCTGCAGGTTGTTTCCCTGCACCGGGAGTCCTCTTTCTAAATGTCTCGCACTGCACAGTTCACTTGGCCAGTGGTGATTCTCCATGATTTCCTCATAAGGCTCAATGTGGCCTCATCAACTGAGTAAAAACAATCCTGAACAAGAGAGAACTGGAGACAACAGTTTTCCCAGAAAACAGGgaaaactggtaaaaaaaaaaaaaaaaaaaaaaaaaacctttccaaTGGTAACTGAATTTTCAGATTGTTTACTATCAACACTACATTTGTTTTAGAAACATCAactttttacttcattttgattaaaaatgacTATCCTACCATGCtacattaaactgaaaatccaagcatttaaacagctgtttcTGCACTAAAATTAACCACAGAATATGTTGGTCAAGGAATGTGAATCACCACCACTGGCTTTAATGGTCACTGTCATACAAACCAATTTTCTGTGGCAGACATAAGCTATTAGGGCTTTATAAAaatttaaggggaaaaaaaattcagtccaTCATCCTTATCAGCAGGTGTATAATCCTGCAATGAAGCCTTCAGAGCCTTTGAATTCAGCAGAAAGTACAGCTTTATGGAGAATTGCCATCTTGTagttttgcactttattttggCATAGAGAGAAGTGTGTATAGAAGAGTGTCAAGCCTTTACAATCAGCCTCCACACCGCTGCACGGCTGTCTCGCGTGTCCACACAGTTCAGTTGGAGTCATAGTGGCCTGCGACAGCGTCCCCTCATGTGTCACTAAAACCAAACCACTTTTTCCATAAACACTTCCTGGAAATAAAAGCTACTGTGTACTTTGGTCAATGGTGTTTGCAAAGGTCAAAAATAAGTCACACCATAAAGTAGCCAGAATTCATCAGTTCCTTATTACTTTGATGGGACCTCACCAAACCTGCATCAGTGACCCAAGTCCTTGCACACTTCAGGAAGAAACGCCAAACTAAATGTACAAGGTGAGAGGACCAAACAATAATAGTGGAGCAAACAGGATTGGCTCTACGTGTGAAAGCAGGCTTTCTGCCTTCTGCCCCTGCTAATCCATTCTGTaagtcattttctcttttcatctAAGGTCTTAAACCAAAACCGTaccatttgttaaataaaatgtgacaattCAAACCAAATTTAGATTAGTCCACAATTTAGATATCCCGCGGATAGGACAATTTGGAAACgagtaacattttaaataatgtaggACATGAAATACTTGATTTTAACTTTAAGAAAAATCTTCCCATCTTCTCAGTATGAAGgggaatgaagaagaaaaaaaaaaaaggctcctgCAAAATCTGAGTAACAGACACATCTTAAGTGCGAACTGAACCTCTCAGAACAGGTTCCACACCTGGGATGGCTTGTAAAAacagtacaagaaaaaaaaaaaaaacagaagaatttACAACTAATTTCCTGATTTGATACAGCTGAGCTTCAGGAAGGCGGGGGGCACATTTTACAGAACGACCGCTGGTCAGTGgtgtcagtgtgtgcatgtgagagaaaaaaagagaatacaTCACTCTGCGTAGTCAAATCAGGTGGATAGTTTTAGGGAATGCTAGAGAAGAcagcagaattaaaataaagttaacaCTAAGATCAGCAGTGGCTTTTCACACATGCGGCTACAGACGCACTGCGTGGTCAGTCCTCCAACACAATAGGCTCATTGGTAACGGCTGGCATATGCCGAGGAGGCAGTGGCAGTTTTGCCTTGACTGGGAGGTAAGGCTTCCTGGCTGATCGTCTCATCTCCGCCTGGGTCAGAGCTTTCCTCAGCACCCTGAAACAAACACCGCCACTTGTCATCTACAGGCCACAGGCTACATGGCTCATCTCCAGAATATATAATGAAGTCAAGTGGCAACCAAATAGCTCTTTCCAAACATCTGAAACAAATCACTTCTACTTTGTACTTTTAGATCACACAACTTAACCTTCTTTGTCAGAATGATGACATATTTGactttctgcaatttttttttttttttttttttttttttttactgcgaCCCATAATTTTGAAACTGGATACTAAGAACAAACCGCTAACCCTTAACCTATAAAAGGTAAGACTAGACAGCGCTGGACACACCTTGTGTCTTTCGTGGCCACAAAAACCAAAGGGTTGGGAGAGTCTCCGTGGCTGACCTTCGGTCTCTTGATCACCGACTGGTTGGCACTTCGCATTCCTGCC
It contains:
- the LOC108934134 gene encoding putative thiamine transporter SLC35F3, which gives rise to MNRLTAKVSPSAPPGPASPSTADPQGSAAGDGFHWNSLVAARASLVWPLVLWGHRLSPCSVGDELRDRRPQSAVLGQEGHAGGTRGCCQRCPLRIFRKAVLGLVLGSCVALSWAGSTHTAKLALQRLQAPFLITWFCCTWNLLSFPLCYLGHLAGPEKKQWPMSRFRHCSKFLGEERLTARVVLRGAAPFSALWNVSMYLYLLALRHISASDASAVLCCSQAFAFLLSWIGLKDTFMGVRIVGVILSITGIVMMAYADGFHSDSITGVALGVGSASTAALYQVLLRKRVGEVQPGTASVLLSCVGLCSLVFHSWLCALLYLTHVESWPPARNMPWEMLCALAALLLAFNIIVNLGSVLTYPTLISLGVLLSVPANTAADVYLTATSHVSEVRIAAAGIIGAGYLLLLLPEHWDDSARRWLGALLHGKWREDGLPGDEGAGDGGTACRTKAKPASAATLP